The genomic window TACAGAATCAGGTTTGTAGCTGTACCTGGGCAAGAGAGATCAGGAGTCTACGGAAGTGGCCTGAGGTATCCCCACTAATGGCATCCTCCAGGGACTTCTTATATTctgaaatggcaaaaaaaaccGTAAggtaaataatattaaaaacacagacaaaacacaaatataagcCATGTATGattttgaaggaatttaatatctttgggttgaaATCGCCAGCAAACATCcagtgtattttgtttttcatgctaAGAATCTTTTAACAAGTAACAACTGCATTTAAATCATGAGGCACCAAAATTCTTCATTTAAAGAAAGATATTTGAGGAGTAGCTACAtgttcttgcttttttttttaagttagaGAAGATTCATACCACTCTTGTGTCTGCATGTTAGCTATGACGCTACAGCCAGCAaacgattagcttagcttagcatgaagacagggggggaacagctagcatggttctgtccaaagttttaaaaattcctctactagcacctctaaactcactaataaacacattatattgaaaaattATGGTTTTATGAGGAGTTACATGCtcaaactatttcttggctgggccAGTTACTTTCTGGAGTCTCTGCTCattgcctggcaacctcaagcgaataagcacatttccctaaatgtcaaaatattcccTTAAACTAAGATGTATTAGGCTTAGCAATATGCTCTAAGTGGGATGACCCCAACCCAACCAATTCAATAGCAGAGGACACTCTAGCATCGATtagaaaattgaattaaattaatgaacaggaaaTTTTAGAAAGAATTCATTCAGACATCTGAACTTGAGTGCAACTGATGCTGCTGGATATTCAATTcctaaataatacatttctaaCTCTGCATATCTGCATCTAGATATTTTATGGTTGTGCCCAAATGTAAGTACACTGAGCTTATCCACTAATATAATAAAACTCTTAACATAGCGTGCTGTGAGATAAGAGAACAGAGCCACCTTGAGGCATCTCACCTTGTTTGTAAATACGATTTATCTCCCTGATTTCAGCATTGGAGCGGGAAGACAGGATCTCTATCAGACAGGCTTCATCAGTTCCGGCTCCCTGTCAGGAAGACAGAACAATGATAATCTGACATCCTCATCCTATGGCCTAGTAGCAGCCGAAAATCTCCCCGTTTCTTTTTTAGCAAATTATCTTTCAAACCTACAACTAATGCATTTACTTATCATATTTCATAAtccatgtaaatgtaaacatgcttctttatctttaacatttttcatgagATAAtagttttacaataaaaaacacaaaataatgtgGACTATAAAGCCTTCTATGCTgacaaaaagattttaaatacagataaaaaaaaatatcaacaggTTTTGTTCCTGAGCGTTTACCTTTATGGCACTGTAGAGCTCATAGGCATCAAACTCAGCTGGGGCTCTCAACATGGCCATGACCAGCTTCCTGAAGTCCCCAGACAGTTCTGAATGCAGATCCTTAATCAGATCCTGAAAATGGAAACATGCTTGGAATAACTCAAAACCATCACTGACTGCTGCCCTGAAAAACTTTCTGTAAGAAGCTCTGTGCCATAGCTATAATGAGCTCTGAGGACATCCAATCCCCTCTCCATTTTACTGGTAGCACTACCACCTGTTGTCTGCTTGTCACTATCATGCACTAGGTAATGCACACTGAGCCACATTCAattctatatacagtatgaactcTCCTAATGGAAGATGGCATTAGTTATTACACTAACCACATATGAACTTCAAAATGTGCATGAACAGCGCTGTTACCTTCCCATAGGAGGTTTTGTAAGCCCGAGGCAAAGGAACGCGCTGCTTGTTGGAACGACTCCCCAATAACTCGATGATGGCTTGCTCATCAGTTCCTGCACAGACAAGTCCAAAAGATCAACTTAGAGACGGatcacagaataaaaaaaaaacaaaacataatttccaaCTGGAACCGTTTTTATTTATACTTGAGTAATTGATTAGGTGAATTAATTAACAGTGTAACTGTTTCTCCAGTAGCATCGTCCCTTCATGGATAAGTAAATTCATGCACAATGCTCtttaaatgttcttaaattgtgcgcccccccgccccccagcggaaaataaaatcacaagCAGCAAACTGTGATTAAATCGCCAGTTCATAGCACTCACCGAAGCCCTTCATGGCCTTTCTCAGGACTTCCACATCTCTGAGTGGGTCAGCTCCAGGAAAGTCCTTGATGGATCCTCTGAATCCTCTCTGGGATGACAATACAGTAATTTCCGCAACAGTGTTATTCCAACAAAGGTTTCATTCTATATTCAACATTACATTGTAAAtctaaaaaagtgtttttaaccAATAAGGGTCAATTCtctcttttcagtgtttcttaCATTGATAGGTGGAGCTACCGGCatggctcctcctcctcctcctccatagGCTGGCATTGATGGATTTGGTGAAGGGACTTTTGGGTACGTTGGCATAGGTGCTGGTGCTCCTCCATAACCCGGCATGGGTGGGTTGGGTGATGGTGCTTGAGGGTAACCAGGCATAGGTTGGCCTGGCTGACCAGGGAAGCCCATCCCTGGGCCTTGGGGTTGGGGCATGGCCCCTCCTGGCTGTGGGTACAGGCCATATGACTGTTGGTTAGGGGAGGGGGCACCATACCCGCCTGGCTGAGGGGCAGGTGGGTACCCCCCGGGGGCTTGGGTGAACATGGATGGGTTTGGAGTAAAACCCCCCATGCCTGCAGACATCTGGTTGGCCTGTGATTTTGAAAGATTGGTATCCCATAATATGTACACAGATGCTTGAAGATAATGATATGCAAAGCACATGTTGCTGGCCACACCTTTTTTGGACCGGATATCTTAATGGAATTACAATTATCTacatcaacattttaaacattttcaagtaAATGCCCCTTATCTTGGATCTAACTTCAAGATAAACTGCATTTCATGTTCCTGATGTTTTGAATCTCTACCAGTTACATAATGTACAAGTGTCCAAAAAATGAGTGACCATGCTACTTAATGAAATGGAAATTCAGATAGCTGATGACAAAAATGAGAATACAACATAGACAAGACAAGGAATCAGAAAAATAAGAAGGCATAACAGTTGAACTAGATCGACAGGTTTTAGAAGCAAGGACAAGAATGAAGGATGTAACTGTTTTTCTCATGCAAGAGAACTGGAAAGAGAAGCTGACAAAGAAAATTGCAATGCTGAGGATTTTAGGATGCAGACTTTGGAAAAGTCTTACCGTAAAGTGAAATGACGTGATATTCCATTAACAGTTGTGTAATTCATTCTAACTGGAATATTCAACGCAATAATCTGATGATTTAGCATTACAGATATATTAACAATTTTCTACGTGCAGATGAGTTTTTTAGGTTAAACTTACCATGCCAGCATTGTATCCAGGGTTGGATAAGCTGTCAAGACCTATGGAAGGATAACCACCGGTAGGGCCACCACCCCAGCTACCTGCAGcagataacaaaaacagaactgttCAAGCAAGTTTTTATCCCCCCAAGGAAGTGAAGGATGTATTGGACTATTAAATGCCTGAAAGAACTGAGAACAAAGACATAAACAGGAATGACCCCTCTTACTGGGACTTCCTTTTTCCTCACTTTCTGAATAGTCAACATGTAGGTGAAAGAGTGCTGGACAGAGAATGAGAGTACTATGTGAAAAATGGACTTTGGGAGTCAGTTCTCTTAGCAACAGcagaggtttgtttgtttttgagggaaaaaaaaatccaccctgTTAATTTCAGATCTCATGATCCCTGTTTCCTACAAACGCAACATAACTGACTCATCCACTCTACGATGGGCATTAGAATACCTTAACCATAACATTCTGTTTCACTTCAACTTAGTgctttaagtatttttttaatattaacattaaatcaaatgtgacaGTGTAATGCTAAAGGGTCTCTTGGGATGCGCATGTAgctctgtgtctgctagatGTACAAGTAGGAAATTTGTGCAAATATGTTAGCGATAATAACATGTTTTGACCCCTAGTGGTCAGTGTTGTGTGATGCCTTACCTGGTGGTGGTGCCTGGGGGTAACCTCCAGCCTGTGGAGGATAGCCTCCCATTTGTGGTGGAAAGCCACCAGCCTGTGGAGGATAGCCGCCAGGCTGAGGAGGGTAGCCACTTGGCTGCGGTGGGAAGCCTCCTGCTTGTGGAGGGTAAGCTCCAGGCTGAGGTGGGTATGCACCAGGTTGTGGAGGGTAAGCCCCAGGCTGTGGTGGGTATCCGCCTGCCTGAGGGGGGTATCCAGGGTAGCTCATGgctttaaacacaaaacagaactgTCAAAGGGTTGTCAAATATGACTTATtactaaataaaatactgttCATCCCGTGCAGCCATCTAGACAAAAATGCACCCATTCCATTGCCAAATGTACATGAGGAACAattcaaataattaaaatcGATAATTATATATGTACTTATTACATTGGTGCAAAACTAATCTACTTTATAGGTCAAGATCCTTGACTCTGTTCTGCTTTTTAAATGCACCTACTTTATAGGGAAACAACAACAGGtctatttaatttattcttcTGGTTTCAATTCTTTCATTACAGACTGAGTTTTTAAGCTAGTGTCATTGCAAACTAACTAAGGGTAAACTCTTCATTCCTGGACCGTTGGATCACAGATATTTTTAGCCAACTTCTGGTGTGGTGAAGAAACTTCATTTCATGAAAATCCTGTTTTCCAATAGGCCTACTTGTTCCATGGTACAACTGAAAATGGACTTAAATGGAACAGTCTTCTCCTCTGCTTTGCATTTTATGGGCACAGAAAGACGTTGCTGTGTTTGAATATGCACACAAGGAAGCAAAGGTATGTTGTGACATACAGAGGTCAAATAAGATAAGGTAGAAACATTTCAATtaaatgaatacagtgaataCTTTATAACCTACTTTAAGATTTTTCTAGGCACAAGTTACTACAATCACAATTAATGATGTTTGATTTGTGAAATACTTTCGAAATCTCACACACTTCTTCCTCATTCCCTGCTTCTGATCTCCAACACTGTAGCACTGATGCTGTGTCAAAATAACACTGTGAAATACTTGTTCAGCGGTTATAACAGAACAAATGTGGTTTGTGTATTTAGGGTTAAATGGTCGAGGTTCAAACACGTAACATTTCAGTGTAGCTGAGGTGAAGACACATCACATCCAACTTCTTTCACATTTCATACTGAGAACTGTGACCTTAAAAAACCACAAATTCAAACTGCAAGTAACAGCACCAATGCATAGCTAATTACAGAGTCGGGGTGCTAATAAAAATTCAGGgtcaaaaatctttttaaaaggCTCTAATATGAGCTAATTATAACCTTCTAAGCCAGCTAGCTTAACATCCTATGGATAGGATGGATATGGATATGGATCCTATGGTCCtttctttttgttgtattttgagGTTAAAGTTTACTCATTTTGTCGTAACTCTAGGTGAGTCAGTTAACTAGCTTAACGTCAACtttaaaagcactttgaatcgccttgttgaaatgtgctattgctaaacttgccttgccttgaaACTCAAAGATAGCTAGCTAGATTTGAGCAAATACAAGACGTTAATTTATTTTGGCTTTATTTATCAGTACACTACACTGACAGCTTTACACAGTGTTAGACAGATTATGTTAGTCAatggaaaacaaacatttgattaGCTAATAACACGAACAGGAGTTCACTTTTGAACTGTAGGTTAAGTACCCGGGCTGCTTCAGGCCTGCACAAATCTCCTATTGAAGATTAACGTTAGCAGAGTTACCTCCCAATCCTGTTTACATAATACGGCTGGATACGATATGCCAACTCGGCCCTGTCCTTAGCAACAtcttagctagctagcaaaaaacacaaataaacgAATAATATCCCGAAAGCAAAGTAAAACTACTAGCGAGACGAGCATTTCGCTTAACTAACTACATGTTAAAGCAAAGTAATTCTGCACTGACGCTGGCGAGCTAACGACAGTGCCGGAAACAGACTACAAAACGACTCCAAAAATAGTTGCCGCCGATCCAAAAACACAACTTGTAACGTCTTCTAAAATACCTTTCACTATTCTAACACGCCTATTTGTGTAGTTGTATGAATTCAGCACTTACTTTAGTCTGCTTGGCCTCTTCCTGGTGGACTTATCCGTTTCACCATTCGCAgtattgactgtatataaatggtGTGGGTGGGACTCATACTTTCCATTTGGGGGGGACCCACCCATCTATCTATCCGTCACAGAACAGTAAAGATAGTTCACATGACCATAAGCAACTAGTCATAAATGCTAATGGTATGATGGAAAATGTGACAGACATACGTCCTTCACTATTTCACAACTATTTCACAATAGACCTTTTATGTCAAAGGTTTATcgcccaaaacaaacaatgtccTGCCCAGATAAGACTGTCTGTAGGCTACGTAAATCTAAAACCACATATTCTTTGGtcatctgacacacacatttaatggGCAATAACTGTActgattaataaagaaaatgtgtgaattctgtgctactacagtacagtatattagtCTATATTAGACCTACTGTATAGGTCTTCTAAATATTTTATAGTAGCCAGACAATCAGTGacagaaatataattaaaatgggttatgtaaatgaaattaattgtttttgacACCGGAATAaagctgtgtgtgagtgtgttttccCCAGAGTGCTGTACGATTAGTCATTGTTTATATTGATGACCAACTGGGAAGCCTAATTTTACTTTCCTCCACGGAACAAATCACACTTTTTACAAGAAGTTACTCACATATaactgttgttgtgtgttttctttgctgtgtgtgagaaagatCTTTGCCACAAGAGGGAGCCATTTTTTAAGCTTTCCTCATACCTCTCTGaactgcctgcctgcctgccaccTGCAGGTTGGCTGTAAGAGGCTGGGACATGCTTACACACTGGCTTTGAGAGTTGCATGTGTTGAGGTGCGGATTTTATTGATCGATTAACTGATTGGTTCATTAGTCTTTTCTGATGGTGCTTTCTCATCAGTAATCCACCTTTTTTCTTATATCACACACGAATAGACCTTTTTCAGATGGCTGAATAAGCATCAATGAcagcattttattattattattattttaaaaaaaaagaagatataaTCCTTTGTGAAGCACTACTGACTTAAAAATCAGATAAGCCTTTACTACATTAACACAGCGACACTCCTAACAGTTTAGTGCGCCACTTTGCACCACCTATAgacaaaacagatgtttttaatgatacatgttataataataaatctcaTAAGGCTCAGAGATCTGGGAGTCTGTTAACGGGGTTTAATTTAGTAAGTGATGTGGTATCAGCTGAGCTGCTGGTTTGAGAAGTTAGAATAGGATGATGAACCATTTGTCTCAATAGGCTGTTAATGAATATTCATATAAACCAGACGCGGATTGGCCTGCGTCCTCGGTGACGCACAGCCGTcctcattaaatattcaaagaGTCTTTCTCTGCCCCGCTGCAATAAAGGCAGATAGCGGACCATGGGGAGCAGGGGAAAACTTTTTATACTGACATGTCAGCGCAATGACTTTTGAGTAACATCTAACTGGGACGAGGCTCCCGGCGTGAGGAGGACAGGGCCCTTTGCGGGAAGAAAAAGGAGCACTTGGCATCTGCCGGGGTACAGGAACGAAAAGCAGAACGGCAAAAGAGTTGAGACCAGTCCAAGAATCAGCGGTGGAAAATCCAGCTTAGCCATTTGAATTGAAAGATGAGCTTGTTGTCTGCCATAGACACGAGTGCCTCCGTGTACCAGCCAGCGCAACTTCTCAACTGGGTCTATCTTTCCTTACAAGACCCCCACCAGACCAGCGCTTTTGACGCGTTCAGACCCGAGCCCAACTCTTCCCACCCGGATCTCAGTTTCAGCAAGACTCCCGCAGCGGCGGACTTGAGCTCTTCCCTGAACTCCAACTATCTCAACAACTTCTTTCAGCTGCAGCGGAATGAGGTGAACGATGGCATGCCGCGTAATTATCTGAGAGGTTTCAGACTGTGAGAGATTGTGTTTGAGTTTAGAGTTACTTTTTACTATTGTTAGAAACTGAGTTGGTTGATGTGTTGACTGTCTGTGCTGCAAATGTTTTAGCATGTACAACATAACCGCCATGATATTTCTTGTATGGACAGTAACTTCAAGTGGTCTTATTGAACCATCATTTTAGCACTTTAGGatattgttgaaaaaaaaaaatcttcctcaACAACATATCACaacatttagtttttaattgGCCTGATATTATTATACTTTACAGAAGACAAGTAGGATATAAATACATCACTGAAATTGTAAGcctaaataaatattgttagaGTATCATATTGATTCCACTGGTGgtaaaaactgtattaaaagATTGTTTGGGAAATTGGGAAAATTAATTTGGGAATCTTATTAAAGCTTAATTACATAAGCTAAGCTCTTACTATATAGTTATATAGTTTTGACTGTATGGAGGATATAGGCAATTCCATTCCCTTTCCCtataatgtaattaaataataatttgggATAAATAAGTCTGTTGTTATGGATCATATTAAAAGTGAAACTGTTAATCAGACATGCCTCTGATCAAAGTGAGAGGTAATGAGGGACAGAGTTTGAAATAGATTCC from Thunnus maccoyii chromosome 14, fThuMac1.1, whole genome shotgun sequence includes these protein-coding regions:
- the anxa11a gene encoding annexin A11a isoform X1, which codes for MSYPGYPPQAGGYPPQPGAYPPQPGAYPPQPGAYPPQAGGFPPQPSGYPPQPGGYPPQAGGFPPQMGGYPPQAGGYPQAPPPGSWGGGPTGGYPSIGLDSLSNPGYNAGMANQMSAGMGGFTPNPSMFTQAPGGYPPAPQPGGYGAPSPNQQSYGLYPQPGGAMPQPQGPGMGFPGQPGQPMPGYPQAPSPNPPMPGYGGAPAPMPTYPKVPSPNPSMPAYGGGGGGAMPVAPPINRGFRGSIKDFPGADPLRDVEVLRKAMKGFGTDEQAIIELLGSRSNKQRVPLPRAYKTSYGKDLIKDLHSELSGDFRKLVMAMLRAPAEFDAYELYSAIKGAGTDEACLIEILSSRSNAEIREINRIYKQEYKKSLEDAISGDTSGHFRRLLISLAQGNRDERETVDIAIAKQDAQALYAAGENKLGTDESKFNAILCARSKPHLRAVFQEYQRMCGRDIEKSIEREMSGDLESGMLAVVKCIKNTPAYFAERLYKAMKGAGTKDKTLIRIMVTRSEVDMLDIRQEYVKNYGKSLYTHISGDTSGDYKKLLLKLCGGSD
- the anxa11a gene encoding annexin A11a isoform X2, with product MSYPGYPPQAGGYPPQPGAYPPQPGAYPPQPGAYPPQAGGFPPQPSGYPPQPGGYPPQAGGFPPQMGGYPPQAGGYPQAPPPGSWGGGPTGGYPSIGLDSLSNPGYNAGMPGGAMPQPQGPGMGFPGQPGQPMPGYPQAPSPNPPMPGYGGAPAPMPTYPKVPSPNPSMPAYGGGGGGAMPVAPPINRGFRGSIKDFPGADPLRDVEVLRKAMKGFGTDEQAIIELLGSRSNKQRVPLPRAYKTSYGKDLIKDLHSELSGDFRKLVMAMLRAPAEFDAYELYSAIKGAGTDEACLIEILSSRSNAEIREINRIYKQEYKKSLEDAISGDTSGHFRRLLISLAQGNRDERETVDIAIAKQDAQALYAAGENKLGTDESKFNAILCARSKPHLRAVFQEYQRMCGRDIEKSIEREMSGDLESGMLAVVKCIKNTPAYFAERLYKAMKGAGTKDKTLIRIMVTRSEVDMLDIRQEYVKNYGKSLYTHISGDTSGDYKKLLLKLCGGSD